A region of Lycium barbarum isolate Lr01 chromosome 1, ASM1917538v2, whole genome shotgun sequence DNA encodes the following proteins:
- the LOC132616012 gene encoding uncharacterized protein LOC132616012 gives MERISYARVLVEMDITTPLPNIVRVMDPSGTTFDQQISYEWKPQYCPTCYQIGHVCPPKQNMQAPTKQVAQGPAKTKQNPPTKTKKPPQEQTKQNPQPHNRKSDQPKQVQNRDEHKQVQVWKNRQEQVPADLRPKGIPESSHSPAGEQTQEEGGWTEAEGKAVAKSPLTSPPVEQLETTNCFNQLEENPLQQMIQNAFALAEKGHSSKGVGLHSPNYQSISK, from the coding sequence ATGGAGAGGATCTCCTATGCTCGTGTGCTTGTCGAAATGGATATCACCACTCCCTTACCTAATATTGTTAGGGTAATGGATCCTAGTGGTACAACGTTTGATCAACAGATCTCATATGAATGGAAGCCCCAATATTGCCCGACATGCTATCAAATTGGGCATGTATGTCCTCCCAAACAGAATATGCAGGCCCCGACTAAGCAGGTTGCTCAAGGTCCAGCCAAGACAAAGCAGAATCCGCCAACTAAAACAAAGAAGCCTCCACAGGAACAAACAAAGCAGAATCCCCAGCCTCACAACAGGAAGAGTGATCAGCCCAAACAAGTACaaaatagagatgaacacaagcAAGTGCAAGTCTGGAAGAATAGGCAGGAACAGGTACCAGCAGACCTAAGGCCAAAGGGTATCCCTGAGTCCTCACATTCTCCAGCAGGTGAGCAAACTCAGGAGGAGGGTGGGTGGACAGAAGCAGAAGGAAAGGCAGTTGCTAAAAGCCCATTAACATCCCCTCCAGTGGAGCAACTTGAGACTACTAATTGCTTCAACCAGTTGGAAGAAAATCCACTACAGCAGATGATCCAGAATGCTTTTGCCTTGGCTGAGAAAGGACATAGTAGCAAAGGGGTAGGGTTGCACAGTCCCAACTATCAATCTATCTCTAAATGA